A stretch of Mytilus edulis chromosome 11, xbMytEdul2.2, whole genome shotgun sequence DNA encodes these proteins:
- the LOC139495984 gene encoding uncharacterized protein: MKLFYLPVVFVVVFGSRGNVPISDADLNEQHGDPPSYARNRYNYGYSSNGGNNFYPYDARVKVHNSGHIYSPYGGHSYSSYGGQGNGQYGRESSFGHRFGHLECLRKCKAWRINYWQRFCNKHTIRLYCNENYFLKIQNAQYGNIPCHPSNKRFNGHPSCQANTGQVLKNARENCDYKKQCTAKVDNRLFGKRPAFNHYCSYHVKSISYYAEYECRPSKTLCAAFCKCRQAPSRSPNGYGRNTAAYCKKKYKNYLHY, from the exons ATGAAACTTTTCTATCTCCCTGTTGTGTTTGTTGTGGTCTTTGGAAGCAGAGGTAATGTTCCAATTAGTGATGCCGATCTAAACGAGCAGCACGGTGATCCTCCTTCCTATGCACGTAATCGGTATAATTATGGTTACTCTTCAAATGGTGGAAATAATTTCTACCCGTATGATGCACGTGTAAAAGTCCACAATAGTGGACACATTTACTCTCCTTATGGTGGACACAGTTACTCGTCGTATGGTGGACAAGGTAACGGGCAGTATGGTAGAGAAAGTAGCTTTGGCCATAGATTTGGACATCTAG AATGCCTCAGGAAATGTAAAG CATGGAGAATAAATTATTGGCAGAGGTTTTGCAATAAACATACCATAAGACTTTACTGCAATGAAAACTATTTTCTGAAAATTCAAAATGCACAATATGGAAACATACCTTGTCATCCGAGTAATAAAAGATTCAATGGTCACCCATCGTGTCAAGCTAATACTGGTCAAGTTCTGAAAAACGCTAGAGAAAATTGTGACTATAAAAAACAATGTACAGCAAAGGTGGATAATAGGCTGTTCGGGAAAAGACCCGCCTTCAATCACTATTGCTCCTACCATGTTAAGTCAATATCATACTATGCAGAATATGAATGCA GACCTTCAAAAACATTGTGCGCAGCTTTTTGTAAGTGCCGACAAGCACCTTCCAGATCACCTAACGGATACGGAAGAAACACTGCTGCATATTGCAAAA aAAAGTACAAGAATTACCTTCATTATTAG